One stretch of Bosea vaviloviae DNA includes these proteins:
- a CDS encoding ABC transporter ATP-binding protein: protein MQPIISVTNLSKTYKSGFSALKGVDLSIRRGEIFALLGPNGAGKTTLISIICGLVNPSSGQVLADGHDIVTDYRAARAKIGLVPQELTTDAFETVWSTVNFSRGLFGKRRDSALVEQVLKDLTLWDKRDTQIRMLSGGMKRRVLIAKALAHEPQILFLDEPTAGVDVELRQDMWKLVRGLQERGVTIILTTHYIEEAEEMADRIGVISKGEIILVEEKAELMRKLGRKQLTLSLQEPLAAVPPALASYDLALEAEGNELVYTYDTKAERTGITALLQDLSQANIRFKDLRTSQSSLEDIFVSLVRDRR, encoded by the coding sequence ATGCAGCCGATCATTTCCGTCACCAACCTGTCGAAGACCTATAAATCGGGCTTCAGCGCGCTCAAGGGCGTCGACCTGTCGATCCGGCGCGGCGAGATCTTCGCCTTGCTCGGGCCCAACGGCGCCGGCAAGACCACGCTGATCAGCATCATCTGCGGGCTGGTCAACCCCAGCAGCGGGCAGGTGCTGGCCGACGGGCACGACATCGTCACCGACTATCGCGCCGCGCGCGCCAAGATCGGCCTCGTGCCGCAGGAGCTGACGACGGACGCTTTCGAGACCGTCTGGAGCACGGTCAATTTCAGCCGGGGCCTGTTCGGCAAGCGCCGGGATTCGGCTCTGGTCGAGCAGGTGCTGAAGGACCTCACGCTCTGGGACAAGCGCGACACGCAGATCCGGATGCTGTCAGGCGGGATGAAGCGGCGCGTGCTGATCGCCAAGGCGCTCGCGCATGAGCCGCAGATCCTGTTCTTGGACGAACCGACGGCGGGCGTCGATGTCGAGCTGCGCCAGGATATGTGGAAGCTCGTGCGCGGGCTCCAGGAGCGCGGCGTCACCATCATCCTGACGACGCATTACATCGAAGAGGCCGAGGAGATGGCCGACCGCATCGGCGTCATCAGCAAGGGCGAGATCATCCTCGTCGAGGAAAAAGCCGAGCTGATGCGCAAGCTTGGGCGCAAGCAATTGACCCTGTCCCTGCAGGAGCCATTGGCTGCCGTGCCGCCTGCGCTGGCGAGCTACGACCTGGCGCTGGAGGCTGAGGGCAACGAGCTCGTCTACACCTACGACACCAAGGCCGAGCGCACGGGGATCACGGCACTGCTCCAGGACCTCAGCCAGGCGAACATCCGCTTCAAGGACCTGCGCACCAGCCAGAGTTCGCTCGAAGACATCTTCGTCAGCCTGGTGAGGGACCGTCGATGA